From a region of the Bradyrhizobium diazoefficiens genome:
- a CDS encoding amino acid ABC transporter ATP-binding protein yields MYAIEFEKVSKSFGAHRVLVDLDLQVRPGEKVTLIGPSGSGKTTVLRLAMTLEKPTGGDIRLFGESILFDPAGKPLKGSQEARVRRRCGMVFQQFNLFPHLTVLQNLILAPTTVLGQHKDQAETSALEYLRMVGLEAKIHAYPAQLSGGQQQRIAIARALILKPEILLLDEITSALDPELAGEVLDVVRGVAHQTKVTLLIVTHEMRFAREVSDRVLVFDAGHIIEQGPPDKIFSNPESARTRSFLRSILNC; encoded by the coding sequence AGGTGCGCCCCGGGGAGAAAGTCACGCTGATCGGCCCGAGCGGCTCGGGAAAAACGACTGTGCTGCGGCTGGCCATGACGCTGGAAAAGCCGACCGGCGGAGATATCCGCCTTTTCGGAGAAAGCATCCTATTCGATCCGGCCGGCAAGCCGCTCAAGGGCTCGCAGGAGGCGCGCGTTCGCCGTCGTTGCGGCATGGTGTTCCAGCAATTCAATCTTTTCCCGCATCTGACCGTGCTGCAGAACCTGATCCTGGCACCAACGACTGTGCTGGGACAACACAAGGACCAGGCCGAGACAAGCGCGCTCGAATATCTCCGCATGGTGGGGCTCGAAGCTAAAATCCATGCCTATCCGGCCCAGCTGTCCGGAGGTCAGCAGCAGCGCATCGCGATCGCGCGAGCGCTCATCCTGAAGCCGGAGATCCTTCTCCTGGACGAAATCACCTCCGCACTGGATCCCGAGCTCGCCGGAGAGGTTCTCGACGTGGTGCGAGGCGTGGCGCACCAGACGAAGGTCACGCTGCTGATCGTCACGCATGAGATGCGCTTCGCGCGCGAGGTCTCCGACCGCGTCCTTGTCTTCGACGCCGGACACATTATCGAGCAAGGCCCGCCCGACAAGATCTTCAGCAATCCCGAATCCGCACGCACGCGCTCCTTCCTGCGGTCAATCCTGAATTGCTGA